From a single Capsicum annuum cultivar UCD-10X-F1 chromosome 12, UCD10Xv1.1, whole genome shotgun sequence genomic region:
- the LOC107848905 gene encoding receptor-like protein Cf-9: MGDFIALRVLNLPHNALEGHIPPSLGSLSIVESFDLSFNELSREMPQQLASLTSLAFLNLSYNHLQGYILQGSQFATFEKYSYGGGNDGLRGFPVLKGYGNDRVSETNYTGSTVDDQESNSEFWSDFWKAALMGYGSGLCIGLSIIYFMISTGNPKWLARIIKELEYKITVRRRKKQESERDLRSNLLQGSLPIPPSTTEIFFISQNNLSREIPSSICNLTPLQILNLARNNLRGEIQRCLGNLTALELLNMRHNNLFGNLPTTFINESSLRSLNLLDNKLEEKIPRPLANCKKLQVLDLANKNLIDTFPMWLGTLPKLQVLSLRSNKFHGPIQPSEDETIFPELRIIDLSYNEFSGNFPMSLFQHMKP; this comes from the exons ATGGGAGATTTTATTGCGCTTCGGGTGCTAAATTTACCTCATAATGCGTTGGAAGGTCATATACCACCATCACTTGGAAGTTTATCTATAGTTGAATCATTTGACCTTTCATTTAACGAGCTTTCGAGAGAGATGCCACAACAACTTGCTTCTCTTACATCTCTTGCATTCTTAAATCTCTCCTACAATCATCTTCAAGGATACATCCTTCAAGGATCTCAATTCGCAACATTTGAGAAATATTCATATGGAG GAGGCAATGACGGATTACGTGGATTCCCAGTTTTGAAAGGTTATGGCAATGATCGTGTGTCAGAGACAAATTATACTGGATCCACAGTAGATGATCAAGAAAGCAATTCTGAATTTTGGAGTGATTTTTGGAAAGCTGCTCTTATGGGCTATGGAAGTGGACTATGTATTGGTTTATCCATAATATATTTCATGATTTCAACTGGAAACCCAAAATGGCTTGCAAGAATCATTAAAGAGTTGGAATATAAGATTACGGTGAGACGGAGAAAGAAGCAGGAAAG TGAAAGGGATTTACGATCCAATTTGCTTCAAGGCTCACTTCCTATTCCACCAAGTACCACAGAGATCTTCTTCATATCACAAAATAATCTGAGTAGGGAGATCCCTTCATCTATTTGCAATTTGACACCACTGCAAATACTAAATTTGGCTAGAAATAATTTGCGCGGAGAAATTCAGCGATGTTTGGGAAATCTCACTGCCCTCGAGCTTTTGAATATGCGGCATAACAATCTTTTTGGGAATCTTCCAACAACTTTCATAAATGAAAGTTCGCTAAGAAGCCTCAACTTGCTTGACAATAAACTTGAGGAGAAAATTCCCCGACCTTTGGCCAATTGCAAAAAGTTGCAGGTTCTTGATTTAGCAAATAAAAATCTGATTGACACATTCCCCATGTGGTTGGGAACTCTTCCAAAGCTGCAAGTTTTAAGTTTGAGATCGAATAAGTTTCATGGGCCCATTCAACCTTCAGAGGATGAAACTATTTTTCCCGAGCTTCGGATCATAGACCTCTCTTACAATGAATTCTCGGGAAACTTTCCTATGAGTCTGTTTCAACATATGAAGCCATGA